From Pseudomonas sp. FP2335, the proteins below share one genomic window:
- a CDS encoding peroxiredoxin — protein sequence MSVLVGKQAPDFDVPAVLGNGEIVDSFKLSEAIKGKYGLVFFYPLDFTFVCPSELIALDHRMDDFKARNVEVVAVSIDSHFTHNAWRNTAINDGGIGKVKYTMAADMKHDIAKAYDVESEGGVAFRGAFLIDDKGVVRSQIINDLPLGRNMEELIRLVDALQFHEEHGEVCPANWKKGDKGMNASPEGVAAYLTENAGKL from the coding sequence ATGAGCGTACTCGTCGGCAAACAAGCCCCGGATTTCGATGTACCTGCCGTCCTCGGCAATGGCGAAATCGTAGACAGTTTCAAACTGTCTGAAGCCATCAAAGGCAAATACGGCCTGGTGTTCTTCTACCCGCTGGACTTCACCTTCGTCTGCCCGTCGGAGCTGATCGCTCTGGACCACCGCATGGACGATTTCAAGGCGCGTAACGTTGAAGTGGTTGCCGTTTCCATCGACTCCCATTTCACCCACAACGCCTGGCGCAACACTGCCATCAATGATGGCGGCATCGGCAAAGTCAAATACACCATGGCTGCCGACATGAAGCACGACATCGCCAAGGCCTACGACGTTGAGTCCGAAGGCGGCGTGGCTTTCCGTGGCGCGTTCCTGATCGATGACAAGGGCGTTGTGCGCTCCCAGATCATCAACGACCTGCCGCTGGGCCGTAACATGGAAGAACTGATCCGCCTGGTCGACGCCCTGCAATTCCACGAAGAGCACGGCGAAGTCTGCCCTGCCAACTGGAAAAAAGGCGACAAAGGCATGAACGCTTCGCCAGAAGGCGTTGCGGCTTACCTGACCGAGAACGCTGGCAAGCTGTAA
- the rnt gene encoding ribonuclease T, producing the protein MSEDHYDDEHEHSGGGSRHPMAERFRGYLPVVIDVETGGFNCATDALLEIAATTIGMDEQGFVFPEHTHFFRVEPFEGANIEAAALEFTGIKLDHPLRMAVSEEAALTDIFRGVRKALKANGCKRAILVGHNSSFDLGFLNAAVARLDMKRNPFHPFSSFDTATLAGLAYGQTVLAKACQAAGIDFDGREAHSARYDTEKTADLFCGIVNRWKQMGGWEDFND; encoded by the coding sequence GTGAGTGAAGACCATTACGACGACGAACACGAGCACAGCGGTGGCGGTTCACGCCACCCGATGGCCGAGCGGTTCCGCGGCTATCTGCCGGTTGTCATCGACGTAGAAACCGGTGGTTTCAATTGCGCCACCGACGCCTTGCTGGAAATCGCAGCCACCACCATCGGCATGGATGAACAGGGTTTCGTGTTCCCGGAACACACCCACTTCTTCCGCGTCGAGCCGTTCGAAGGCGCCAACATCGAGGCGGCGGCCCTGGAATTTACCGGGATCAAGCTCGATCACCCGCTGCGCATGGCCGTGAGTGAAGAAGCGGCACTGACCGACATCTTCCGTGGCGTGCGCAAGGCGTTGAAGGCCAATGGCTGCAAACGCGCGATCCTGGTCGGCCACAACAGCAGCTTCGACCTGGGCTTCCTGAACGCCGCCGTGGCGCGGTTGGACATGAAGCGCAATCCGTTCCACCCGTTCTCCAGCTTCGACACCGCTACCCTCGCGGGCCTGGCTTACGGCCAGACCGTACTGGCCAAAGCCTGTCAGGCAGCCGGAATCGACTTTGACGGTCGCGAAGCCCACTCGGCGCGCTATGACACCGAGAAGACCGCCGACCTGTTCTGCGGCATCGTCAATCGCTGGAAGCAGATGGGCGGCTGGGAAGACTTCAACGACTAA
- the pyrC gene encoding dihydroorotase, producing MSDRLTLLRPDDWHIHLRDGAALPQTVADVARTFGRAIIMPNLVPPVRNAAEADAYRQRILAARPAGSRFEPLMVLYLTDRTQPDEIREAKASGYVHAAKLYPAGATTNSDSGVTSIDKILPAIEAMAEVGMPLLIHGEVTRGEVDVFDREKIFIDEHMRRVVELFPTLKVVFEHITTADAVQFVTEASANVGATITAHHLLYNRNHMLVGGIRPHFYCLPILKRNTHQVALLDAATSGNPKFFLGTDSAPHAQHAKEAACGCAGCYTAYAAIELYAEAFEQRNALDKLEGFASLNGPRFYGLPANTDRITLVREDWTAPASLPFGELTVIPLRAGETLRWRLLEESK from the coding sequence ATGTCCGACCGCCTGACCCTGCTGCGTCCCGACGACTGGCATATTCATCTTCGCGATGGTGCTGCGTTGCCCCAAACCGTGGCCGATGTTGCGCGCACGTTTGGCCGTGCCATCATCATGCCTAACCTGGTACCTCCGGTGCGTAACGCCGCTGAAGCCGACGCCTATCGCCAGCGTATCCTCGCTGCGCGCCCGGCCGGCAGCCGCTTCGAACCGCTGATGGTGCTCTACCTCACCGACCGCACCCAGCCCGACGAGATTCGCGAGGCCAAGGCCAGCGGCTACGTGCACGCCGCCAAGCTGTACCCGGCTGGCGCGACCACCAACTCCGATTCCGGTGTGACAAGTATCGACAAGATCCTGCCGGCCATCGAAGCCATGGCCGAAGTCGGCATGCCGCTGTTGATCCACGGTGAAGTCACCCGTGGCGAGGTGGACGTGTTCGATCGCGAGAAGATCTTCATCGACGAGCACATGCGTCGCGTGGTCGAACTGTTCCCGACCCTCAAGGTAGTGTTCGAACACATCACCACCGCCGATGCCGTGCAGTTCGTCACCGAGGCCTCGGCCAACGTCGGCGCGACCATCACTGCGCACCATCTGCTGTACAACCGCAACCACATGCTGGTGGGCGGGATTCGGCCGCATTTCTATTGCCTGCCGATCCTCAAGCGCAACACCCATCAGGTGGCACTGCTGGATGCCGCCACCAGTGGCAATCCGAAGTTCTTCCTCGGCACCGACTCCGCGCCACACGCCCAGCATGCCAAGGAAGCCGCGTGCGGCTGTGCCGGTTGCTACACGGCCTACGCGGCGATCGAGCTGTACGCCGAAGCGTTCGAACAACGCAATGCCCTGGACAAGCTCGAAGGTTTCGCCAGCCTCAACGGCCCGCGTTTCTACGGCCTGCCGGCGAATACCGACCGCATCACCCTGGTCCGTGAAGACTGGACCGCCCCTGCCAGCCTGCCGTTTGGCGAGTTGACTGTTATCCCGCTGCGCGCCGGTGAAACACTGCGCTGGCGCCTGCTGGAGGAAAGCAAGTGA
- a CDS encoding OmpA family protein, translating to MRQHYLALLSVFASLPAMALTFQTRLENIEWKVEGDKFECRLSQPITDFGSGEFVRRAGEQATFRLKAFNGSLGAGSATLLAAAAPWQPGRGDINLGAVRAGSGEVLFNSSQAQAGRLFNGLLEGRSPTVRHYGREGGYSEIRLLPVKFNKAYSDYQLCTAKLLPMNYDQVKQTEVGFPGGGIELDAAAKQKLAVILEFMKADPTVNHIELNGHSDNSGNRLTNRDVSRRRALAVMDYFKANGIEESQITLRFHGESYPLAPNTNAANRARNRRVNIQLERVATPEKPAPQAAVRSNPAATS from the coding sequence GTGCGCCAGCATTATCTAGCCCTGCTCAGTGTGTTCGCCAGCCTGCCTGCGATGGCCCTCACGTTCCAGACACGTCTGGAGAATATTGAGTGGAAGGTAGAGGGCGACAAGTTTGAGTGTCGTCTGAGCCAACCGATCACCGATTTTGGTTCGGGTGAGTTCGTGCGCCGGGCCGGCGAGCAGGCGACGTTTCGTCTGAAAGCCTTTAATGGTTCGCTGGGCGCAGGTTCGGCCACCTTGCTGGCCGCTGCCGCACCTTGGCAGCCCGGACGCGGCGACATCAATCTGGGAGCCGTGCGTGCCGGCAGTGGCGAAGTGCTGTTCAACAGCTCACAGGCCCAGGCCGGGCGCCTGTTCAATGGTTTGCTCGAGGGGCGTTCGCCGACCGTACGGCATTACGGGCGTGAGGGCGGCTACTCGGAAATCCGCCTGTTGCCGGTGAAGTTCAACAAGGCCTACAGCGACTATCAACTGTGCACCGCCAAGCTGCTGCCGATGAATTACGATCAGGTCAAGCAGACCGAAGTCGGCTTTCCGGGCGGTGGCATCGAACTGGATGCGGCGGCCAAGCAGAAGCTGGCAGTGATTCTTGAATTCATGAAGGCCGACCCGACCGTCAACCACATCGAGTTGAACGGCCACTCGGACAACAGCGGCAACCGCCTGACCAATCGTGATGTTTCACGGCGTCGTGCATTGGCGGTGATGGACTACTTCAAGGCCAACGGCATCGAGGAGTCGCAGATTACCCTGCGCTTCCACGGCGAAAGCTACCCGCTGGCGCCCAACACCAATGCTGCCAACCGCGCACGCAACCGCCGCGTCAATATTCAGCTGGAGCGGGTCGCAACCCCCGAGAAACCGGCACCCCAGGCTGCGGTCCGGAGCAATCCCGCGGCAACCTCATAA
- a CDS encoding argininosuccinate synthase, with the protein MADVNKVVLAYSGGLDTSVILKWLQDTYNCEVVTFTADLGQGEEVEPARAKAQAMGVKEIYIDDLREEFVRDFVFPMFRANTVYEGEYLLGTSIARPLIAKRLIEIANETGADAISHGATGKGNDQVRFELGAYALKPGVKVIAPWREWDLLSREKLMDYAEKHAIPIERHGKKKSPYSMDANLLHISYEGGVLEDTWTEHEEDMWKWTVSPENAPDKPQYLELTYRNGDIVALDGVEMTPATVLATLNRIGGEHGIGRLDIVENRYVGMKSRGCYETPGGTIMLRAHRAIESITLDREVAHLKDELMPKYASLIYTGYWWSPERLMLQQMIDASQVHVNGVVRLKLYKGNVIVTGRKSDESLFDANIATFEEDGGAYNQADAAGFIKLNALRMRIAANKGRKLF; encoded by the coding sequence ATGGCCGACGTAAACAAGGTCGTTCTCGCGTATTCCGGCGGCCTGGACACTTCGGTGATCCTCAAGTGGCTGCAGGATACTTATAACTGTGAAGTGGTGACCTTCACCGCTGACCTGGGTCAGGGCGAAGAGGTCGAACCTGCACGTGCCAAGGCGCAAGCCATGGGCGTGAAAGAGATCTACATTGACGACCTGCGCGAAGAATTCGTCCGCGATTTCGTTTTCCCGATGTTTCGCGCCAACACCGTCTATGAAGGCGAGTACCTGCTGGGTACTTCCATCGCACGTCCGCTGATCGCCAAACGCCTGATCGAAATCGCCAACGAAACCGGCGCCGACGCCATTTCCCATGGCGCGACCGGCAAGGGCAACGACCAAGTGCGTTTCGAACTGGGCGCCTACGCGCTCAAGCCGGGCGTCAAAGTGATTGCCCCTTGGCGTGAATGGGACCTGCTGTCCCGTGAAAAGCTGATGGATTACGCTGAAAAGCACGCAATCCCGATCGAGCGCCACGGCAAGAAGAAGTCCCCGTACTCGATGGACGCCAACTTGCTGCACATCTCCTATGAAGGCGGCGTGCTGGAAGACACCTGGACCGAGCACGAAGAAGACATGTGGAAATGGACCGTCTCCCCGGAGAACGCGCCAGACAAGCCACAGTACCTGGAACTGACCTACCGCAACGGCGACATCGTCGCGCTGGACGGCGTCGAAATGACTCCGGCTACCGTGCTGGCGACCCTGAACCGTATCGGTGGCGAACACGGTATCGGCCGCCTCGACATCGTCGAGAACCGTTACGTGGGCATGAAGTCCCGTGGCTGCTACGAAACTCCGGGCGGCACCATCATGCTGCGCGCTCACCGCGCCATCGAGTCCATCACCCTGGACCGTGAAGTGGCTCACCTCAAAGACGAGCTGATGCCTAAGTACGCCAGCCTGATCTACACCGGCTACTGGTGGAGCCCTGAGCGTCTGATGCTGCAACAGATGATCGACGCTTCCCAGGTCCACGTGAACGGCGTTGTGCGCCTGAAGCTGTACAAAGGTAACGTGATCGTCACCGGGCGTAAATCCGATGAGTCGCTGTTCGACGCCAACATCGCCACCTTCGAAGAAGACGGCGGCGCCTACAACCAGGCGGACGCAGCGGGCTTTATCAAGTTGAACGCACTGCGCATGCGCATTGCGGCCAACAAAGGTCGCAAGTTGTTCTGA
- a CDS encoding response regulator transcription factor yields the protein MNKVLIVDDHPVIRLAVRMLMERHGYEVVAETDNGVDALQLAREHMPDIVILDIGIPKLDGLEVICRLSSVKQPAPFKVLVLTSQAPGHFSMRCMQAGAAGYVCKQQDLTELLSAIKAVLSGYSYFPNQALNSVRSTMGNASEADMVERLSGREMMVLQQLARGKTNKEIADGMFLSNKTVSTYKTRLLLKLNARSLVDLIELAQRNGLV from the coding sequence ATGAATAAAGTGCTGATCGTGGATGATCATCCCGTCATTCGTCTTGCTGTGCGTATGCTAATGGAGCGTCATGGTTATGAGGTCGTTGCCGAGACCGATAACGGTGTCGATGCGTTGCAACTTGCACGGGAACATATGCCGGACATTGTCATACTGGATATTGGAATTCCCAAGCTCGATGGGTTGGAAGTTATTTGCCGGCTCTCCTCGGTCAAACAGCCTGCGCCGTTCAAGGTGTTGGTGCTGACGTCGCAGGCTCCGGGGCATTTCTCCATGCGATGCATGCAGGCGGGGGCGGCAGGGTATGTATGCAAGCAACAGGACCTGACCGAGTTGCTGAGCGCTATCAAGGCGGTGCTTTCCGGCTACAGCTATTTCCCGAACCAGGCGCTGAATTCGGTGCGCTCTACCATGGGCAATGCCAGCGAGGCCGACATGGTTGAACGCCTTTCGGGCCGGGAGATGATGGTGTTGCAGCAGTTGGCCCGTGGTAAAACCAACAAGGAGATCGCCGATGGCATGTTCCTCAGTAACAAGACCGTCAGCACCTACAAGACGCGCTTGTTGCTCAAGCTCAATGCCCGCTCCCTGGTGGACCTGATTGAACTGGCCCAGCGCAATGGGTTGGTATAG
- a CDS encoding PA3496 family putative envelope integrity protein produces MSTGKEQLDVEDDLVAEPDDDGEAPVAEVAKTNLSKRRTIDNLLEERRLQKQLADYDFDL; encoded by the coding sequence ATGAGCACTGGCAAAGAACAATTGGATGTAGAAGACGACCTCGTTGCAGAGCCGGATGACGATGGCGAAGCCCCCGTTGCGGAGGTGGCCAAGACCAATCTGAGCAAACGTCGCACTATCGACAATCTTCTGGAAGAGCGACGCTTGCAAAAACAACTGGCCGATTACGACTTCGACCTCTGA
- the nth gene encoding endonuclease III, producing the protein MNAVKRLEIFRRFHEDNPEPKTELAYSSPFELLIAVILSAQSTDVGVNKATAKLYPVANTPAAIHALGVDGLSEYIKTIGLYNSKAKNVIETCRMLVELHGGEVPQTREALEALPGVGRKTANVVLNTAFRQLTMAVDTHIFRVSNRTGIARGKNVVEVENQLMKFVPKPYLLDSHHWLILHGRYVCQARKPRCGSCRIEDLCEYKDKTSDD; encoded by the coding sequence ATGAACGCCGTAAAACGCCTGGAAATTTTCCGCAGGTTTCACGAAGACAATCCGGAACCCAAAACCGAACTGGCCTACTCCTCGCCGTTCGAGCTGCTGATTGCGGTGATCCTGTCGGCACAATCCACCGACGTAGGCGTCAACAAGGCCACGGCCAAACTGTACCCGGTAGCCAACACGCCAGCGGCAATCCATGCCTTGGGTGTCGATGGGTTATCGGAGTACATCAAGACGATCGGCCTCTACAACAGCAAGGCCAAGAACGTGATTGAGACCTGCCGGATGCTGGTTGAGCTGCACGGCGGTGAAGTGCCACAAACTCGCGAAGCGCTGGAAGCCCTCCCCGGTGTAGGGCGCAAAACCGCCAATGTTGTGCTCAACACCGCGTTCCGACAGTTGACCATGGCGGTGGACACGCACATTTTCCGGGTCAGTAACCGAACTGGTATCGCCCGCGGCAAGAACGTGGTCGAGGTGGAAAATCAATTGATGAAGTTCGTGCCCAAGCCGTATCTGCTCGACTCCCATCACTGGCTGATCCTGCATGGGCGCTATGTTTGTCAGGCGCGCAAGCCGCGCTGCGGCAGCTGTCGCATCGAGGACCTGTGCGAATACAAGGACAAGACATCAGACGATTGA
- the rsxB gene encoding electron transport complex subunit RsxB — protein sequence MNLIQRIDALLPQTQCGKCGHPGCKPYAEGIASGEAINKCPPGGQETIAGLAHLLNVPVLALDTSRGEAAAQIAYIREAECIGCTKCIQACPVDAIVGAAKLMHTVIVDECTGCDLCVAPCPVDCIEMRPLVSVLPIVGGLAANDHERHERSLKRDRARRRYEQRNARLQREEEHRLAERQARTKRPAPMETAPVDALQAITDAAVKKAKIEVAMSRAQLHKSLKAFGHPPTFEQQSQLIVLQQQFEAAERALAALEPDSTPAMPRSPVNTAELKRAKIQLAMRRAELKKAQDRLAAPQELADAQNRLDEAQRQVDALGT from the coding sequence ATGAACCTCATTCAACGTATCGACGCGCTGCTACCGCAGACCCAATGCGGCAAATGCGGGCACCCCGGATGCAAGCCTTACGCAGAGGGCATCGCCAGCGGCGAAGCCATCAACAAGTGTCCGCCTGGTGGACAGGAAACCATCGCCGGCCTGGCGCACTTGCTGAACGTGCCGGTGCTGGCGCTGGATACCTCCCGTGGCGAAGCTGCGGCGCAGATTGCGTACATCCGTGAAGCCGAGTGCATCGGCTGCACCAAGTGCATCCAGGCGTGCCCGGTGGATGCGATTGTGGGCGCCGCCAAGTTGATGCACACAGTGATCGTCGACGAATGCACGGGTTGTGATTTGTGTGTGGCGCCGTGCCCGGTCGATTGCATTGAAATGCGCCCATTGGTCAGCGTGCTGCCGATCGTGGGAGGTCTGGCAGCCAATGATCACGAGCGCCACGAACGCAGCCTCAAGCGTGACCGGGCACGGCGTCGCTACGAACAACGCAACGCGCGCTTGCAGCGGGAAGAGGAGCATCGGCTCGCCGAGCGCCAGGCACGGACCAAACGACCGGCACCGATGGAAACCGCGCCGGTAGATGCCCTGCAAGCGATTACGGACGCAGCGGTGAAGAAGGCCAAGATTGAGGTGGCGATGAGCCGCGCACAGCTGCACAAGTCCTTGAAAGCCTTTGGTCATCCACCGACCTTTGAACAGCAATCTCAGTTGATCGTCCTGCAACAGCAGTTTGAGGCCGCTGAACGCGCATTGGCTGCACTGGAACCAGACAGCACGCCAGCAATGCCACGGTCGCCCGTGAATACTGCCGAACTCAAACGCGCCAAAATCCAGCTGGCGATGCGCCGCGCCGAGCTGAAGAAAGCGCAGGATCGGCTGGCCGCCCCGCAAGAACTGGCCGACGCACAAAACCGGCTCGATGAAGCGCAACGTCAAGTCGATGCCCTGGGCACGTGA
- the metG gene encoding methionine--tRNA ligase, protein MSEPRKILVTSALPYANGSIHLGHMLEYIQTDMWVRFQKHRGNQCIYVCADDAHGSAIMLRAEKEGITPEQLIANVQAEHSADFAEFLVDFDNFHSTHSEENRELSSQIYLRLKDAGHIDQRSVTQYFDPEKKMFLADRFIKGTCPKCGTEDQYGDNCEKCGATYAPTELKDPKSAISGATPVLKDSQHFFFKLPDFQQMLQTWTRSGTLQDAVANKLSEWLDSGLQQWDISRDAPYFGFEIPGEPGKYFYVWLDAPIGYMASFKNLCDRTPELDFDAFWNKDSTAELYHFIGKDIVNFHALFWPAMLEGSGYRKPTGIAVHGYLTVNGQKMSKSRGTFIKARTYLDHLSPEYLRYYYASKLGRGVDDLDLNLEDFVQKVNSDLVGKVVNIASRCAGFIHKGNAGLLVAENAAPELTDAFLAAAPSIAEAYEARDFARAMREIMGLADRANAWIADKAPWSLNKQEGKQAHVQAICATGVNLFRQLVIFLKPVLPLLAADAEAFLNVAPLTWKDHATLLSNHQLNEFKPLMTRIDPVKVQAMTDASKEDLVASQTDTGSAAPVGNGELAKDPISAEIDFDAFAAIDLRVALIVKAEAVEGADKLLRLTLDLGGEQRNVFSGIKSAYPDPSKLDGRLTMMIANLKPRKMKFGISEGMVMAAGPGGEEIYLLSPDGGAKPGQRIK, encoded by the coding sequence ATGTCCGAGCCACGCAAGATCCTCGTCACCAGCGCCCTGCCCTATGCCAATGGTTCCATCCATCTTGGCCATATGCTTGAGTACATCCAGACCGATATGTGGGTGCGCTTCCAGAAGCATCGCGGCAACCAATGCATCTATGTCTGCGCGGACGACGCCCACGGTTCGGCCATCATGTTGCGCGCCGAAAAGGAAGGCATCACCCCGGAACAACTGATCGCCAACGTGCAGGCCGAACACAGCGCCGACTTTGCCGAGTTCCTGGTGGATTTCGACAACTTCCACTCGACCCACTCCGAAGAAAACCGCGAGCTGTCGAGCCAGATCTACCTGCGCTTGAAGGATGCCGGGCACATCGACCAGCGTTCGGTCACCCAGTATTTCGACCCGGAAAAGAAGATGTTCCTGGCCGACCGCTTCATCAAGGGCACCTGCCCGAAATGCGGCACCGAAGACCAGTACGGCGACAACTGCGAAAAATGCGGTGCGACCTACGCACCGACCGAGCTGAAGGATCCGAAGTCGGCGATCTCCGGCGCCACCCCGGTGCTCAAGGATTCCCAACACTTCTTCTTCAAGCTCCCGGACTTCCAGCAGATGCTGCAAACCTGGACCCGCAGCGGCACCCTGCAGGACGCCGTGGCGAACAAGCTCTCCGAGTGGCTCGACAGCGGCCTGCAACAGTGGGACATCTCCCGCGACGCGCCGTACTTCGGCTTCGAGATCCCGGGCGAGCCGGGCAAGTACTTCTATGTGTGGCTGGACGCGCCAATCGGCTACATGGCCAGCTTCAAGAACCTGTGTGATCGCACCCCGGAGCTGGACTTCGACGCGTTCTGGAACAAGGATTCCACCGCCGAGCTGTACCACTTCATCGGCAAGGACATCGTCAACTTCCACGCCCTGTTCTGGCCGGCCATGCTTGAGGGTTCGGGCTACCGCAAGCCGACCGGCATCGCCGTGCACGGCTATCTGACGGTCAACGGCCAGAAGATGTCCAAGTCCCGTGGCACCTTTATCAAGGCGCGCACCTACCTGGACCACCTGTCGCCGGAATACCTGCGCTACTACTACGCCTCCAAGCTGGGCCGTGGCGTAGACGACCTCGACCTGAACCTGGAAGACTTCGTACAGAAGGTCAACTCGGACCTGGTAGGCAAGGTCGTCAACATCGCCAGCCGTTGCGCCGGTTTCATCCACAAGGGCAACGCTGGCCTGCTGGTGGCCGAAAATGCCGCACCGGAACTGACCGACGCGTTCCTGGCCGCCGCACCGAGCATCGCCGAAGCCTATGAAGCCCGCGACTTTGCCCGCGCCATGCGCGAAATCATGGGCCTGGCCGACCGCGCCAACGCTTGGATCGCCGACAAGGCACCGTGGTCGCTGAACAAGCAGGAAGGCAAGCAGGCGCATGTCCAGGCGATCTGCGCCACCGGCGTCAACCTGTTCCGCCAGTTGGTGATCTTCCTCAAGCCGGTGCTGCCGCTGCTGGCCGCCGACGCCGAGGCGTTCCTCAACGTTGCGCCGCTGACCTGGAAGGACCACGCGACCCTGCTCAGCAACCATCAGTTGAACGAGTTCAAGCCGCTGATGACCCGCATCGACCCGGTCAAGGTCCAGGCCATGACCGACGCATCGAAAGAAGACCTGGTCGCCAGCCAGACCGACACCGGCTCGGCTGCGCCAGTAGGCAATGGTGAATTGGCCAAAGACCCGATCTCTGCGGAAATCGACTTTGACGCTTTCGCCGCAATCGACCTGCGTGTCGCGCTGATCGTAAAAGCCGAAGCCGTGGAAGGTGCCGACAAGCTGCTGCGCCTGACGCTGGACCTTGGCGGCGAGCAACGCAACGTGTTCTCCGGGATCAAGAGCGCTTATCCGGACCCGTCCAAACTCGATGGTCGCCTGACCATGATGATCGCCAACCTCAAGCCACGGAAAATGAAGTTCGGCATCTCCGAAGGCATGGTGATGGCGGCCGGTCCTGGCGGTGAAGAGATCTACCTGCTGAGCCCTGACGGCGGCGCCAAGCCCGGTCAACGGATCAAGTAA
- the apbC gene encoding iron-sulfur cluster carrier protein ApbC: MSAVNRAAVEAVLRQYTDPYLNQDPISAGCVRAIEIEGERVSVQLELGYAAGLFKNGWAQMLQMAIEGLDGVSSARVDIQCVIAPHKAQAQIPGLANVKNVVAVASGKGGVGKSTTAANLALALAREGARVGILDADIYGPSQGVMFGIAEGTRPKVKDQKWFVPIESLGVEVMSMAFLTDDNTPMVWRGPMVSGALLQLVTQTAWGDLDYLVIDMPPGTGDIQLTLAQKVPVAGSVIVTTPQDLALLDAKKGVEMFRKVNIPVLGVVENMAVHICSNCGHAEHLFGEGGGEKLATQYGVELLASLPLSMLIREQADGGKPTVVAEPDSQIAMIYQELARHVGARIVLQEAASPAMPTITVSDD; encoded by the coding sequence ATGAGCGCCGTGAATCGCGCAGCGGTGGAAGCCGTTCTTCGCCAGTACACCGACCCCTATTTGAACCAGGACCCGATCAGTGCCGGCTGTGTGCGCGCCATCGAGATCGAGGGCGAGCGGGTGTCGGTCCAGTTGGAACTGGGTTATGCCGCCGGTCTGTTCAAGAACGGCTGGGCGCAGATGCTGCAGATGGCGATCGAAGGCCTGGACGGCGTGAGCTCGGCCAGGGTCGACATCCAGTGCGTGATTGCACCGCACAAGGCCCAGGCGCAGATTCCGGGCCTGGCCAATGTCAAGAACGTCGTTGCTGTCGCTTCCGGCAAGGGCGGCGTCGGCAAATCCACCACCGCCGCCAACCTGGCGTTGGCCCTGGCGCGTGAAGGCGCCCGCGTGGGTATTCTCGACGCCGACATCTACGGCCCGAGCCAAGGCGTGATGTTCGGCATCGCCGAAGGCACCCGACCGAAGGTCAAGGACCAGAAATGGTTTGTGCCGATTGAGTCCCTGGGCGTGGAAGTCATGTCCATGGCCTTCCTCACTGACGACAACACGCCGATGGTCTGGCGCGGCCCGATGGTTTCCGGCGCGCTGTTGCAACTGGTAACCCAGACTGCCTGGGGCGACCTGGATTACCTGGTGATCGACATGCCGCCAGGCACCGGCGACATCCAGCTGACCCTGGCGCAGAAAGTCCCGGTGGCCGGCTCTGTGATCGTCACCACGCCCCAGGACCTGGCGCTGCTGGACGCGAAAAAAGGTGTGGAGATGTTCCGCAAGGTCAACATCCCGGTGCTGGGCGTCGTGGAAAACATGGCGGTGCACATCTGCTCCAACTGCGGTCACGCCGAGCATCTGTTCGGCGAGGGCGGCGGCGAGAAGCTGGCCACCCAGTACGGGGTCGAGCTGCTGGCCTCGTTGCCGTTGTCCATGCTGATTCGTGAGCAGGCCGACGGAGGCAAGCCTACCGTTGTCGCCGAGCCTGACAGCCAGATTGCCATGATTTATCAGGAACTGGCCCGCCACGTAGGCGCGCGGATCGTCCTGCAGGAAGCGGCTTCACCGGCAATGCCGACGATTACCGTCAGCGACGACTAA
- the fdxA gene encoding ferredoxin FdxA, with protein sequence MTFVVTDNCIKCKYTDCVEVCPVDCFYEGPNFLVIHPDECIDCALCEPECPAVAIFSEDEVPAGMEQFIQLNVELAEIWPNITEKKDSLPDAAEWDGKPGKIADLIR encoded by the coding sequence ATGACCTTCGTCGTCACCGACAACTGCATCAAGTGCAAGTACACCGACTGCGTGGAAGTATGTCCGGTGGACTGCTTCTACGAAGGCCCGAACTTCCTGGTCATCCACCCGGACGAGTGCATTGACTGCGCCCTGTGTGAACCGGAATGCCCGGCCGTCGCAATTTTCTCCGAGGACGAAGTCCCGGCAGGTATGGAACAGTTCATTCAGCTCAACGTCGAGCTGGCGGAAATCTGGCCAAATATCACCGAGAAGAAAGATTCGCTGCCAGATGCAGCTGAATGGGATGGCAAGCCCGGCAAGATCGCCGATCTGATTCGCTGA